A single genomic interval of Acidovorax sp. 1608163 harbors:
- the tilS gene encoding tRNA lysidine(34) synthetase TilS has translation MTLSVDAAMAAFNPELPLAVGLSGGADSTALLVAAAQKWPGQVRAIHVNHGLQAAAAAFEAHCLQLCSALQVPLVVQRVDARHASGQSPEDAARQARYQAFDAALAEDSALGAVKSVALAQHADDQVETMLLALSRGAGVAGLAAMPAQWQRAGRPWYRPWLQVPGSAVRDWLRQSGQTWVEDPSNSDERFTRNRIRARLLPALEAAFPAFRDTFGRAASHAAQADALLQEVARQDLLLIGAPPQIKALQALSRARQANVLRHWLRVHHHTTPSAAQLAELLDQVAACTTRGHRLRLKVGRGFVVRQGSVLDWCCT, from the coding sequence ATGACGCTGTCTGTCGATGCGGCAATGGCCGCCTTCAACCCGGAGTTGCCCTTGGCCGTGGGACTGAGTGGCGGTGCGGACTCCACAGCATTGCTGGTGGCGGCGGCCCAGAAGTGGCCGGGCCAAGTGCGGGCAATCCATGTCAACCACGGCTTGCAGGCGGCGGCTGCGGCGTTTGAAGCGCATTGCCTGCAGTTGTGCAGCGCACTGCAGGTGCCCCTGGTGGTGCAGCGGGTGGATGCCCGCCACGCCAGCGGGCAGAGCCCTGAAGACGCTGCGCGCCAGGCGCGCTACCAAGCCTTTGACGCTGCATTGGCCGAGGATTCAGCGCTGGGTGCTGTTAAATCGGTAGCGCTGGCGCAGCATGCCGATGACCAGGTGGAGACGATGCTGCTGGCGCTCTCCCGAGGCGCAGGCGTCGCGGGCCTGGCCGCCATGCCCGCCCAGTGGCAGCGCGCAGGTCGACCGTGGTACCGACCCTGGCTGCAGGTGCCAGGCAGCGCAGTGCGCGACTGGCTGCGCCAGAGTGGGCAGACCTGGGTGGAAGACCCCAGCAACAGCGACGAACGCTTTACCCGCAATCGAATCCGCGCACGCCTTTTGCCTGCGCTGGAGGCCGCCTTCCCCGCATTCCGCGACACCTTTGGCCGCGCCGCATCCCACGCCGCCCAGGCCGATGCGTTGCTACAAGAAGTCGCCCGGCAAGACTTGCTACTGATTGGCGCACCGCCACAGATCAAGGCCTTGCAAGCGCTGAGCCGGGCTCGGCAAGCCAATGTGCTTCGCCATTGGCTGCGTGTGCACCATCACACCACACCCTCCGCCGCCCAACTGGCCGAGCTGCTGGACCAAGTGGCCGCCTGCACCACCCGAGGGCATCGATTGCGGCTCAAGGTAGGGCGGGGCTTCGTTGTCCGTCAAGGGTCGGTTCTGGATTGGTGTTGCACCTAG
- a CDS encoding acetyl-CoA carboxylase carboxyltransferase subunit alpha, with amino-acid sequence MAKKTFLDFEQPIAELESKIEELRYVQTESAVDISEEIDQLSKKSQQLTKDIYSELSPWQITKIARHPERPYTLDYVRDIFTDFVELHGDRHYSDDLSIVGGLARFNGHACMVMGHQKGRDTKERAMRNFGMSKPEGYRKALRLMKTAEKFKLPVFTFVDTPGAYPGIDAEERGQSEAIGRNIFEMAQLEVPIITTIIGEGGSGGALAISVADQVVMLQYAIYSVISPEGCASILWKTSDKAQEAADALGITAHRLKALGLVDKIVSEPVGGAHRDHKQMAAFLKRALGDAFRQVADLKTKDLLDRRYERLQSYGRFSDTKADSR; translated from the coding sequence TTGGCGAAAAAAACCTTTCTGGATTTCGAGCAGCCGATTGCCGAACTCGAGTCCAAAATCGAAGAACTGCGCTACGTGCAGACCGAAAGCGCTGTCGATATTTCTGAAGAAATCGACCAGCTGAGCAAGAAGAGCCAGCAGCTCACCAAGGACATCTACAGTGAGCTGAGTCCCTGGCAGATCACCAAGATTGCGCGCCACCCCGAGCGTCCCTACACGCTGGACTATGTGCGCGATATCTTCACGGACTTTGTCGAGCTGCATGGCGATCGCCATTACTCGGACGACCTCTCCATCGTGGGCGGCCTGGCCCGTTTCAACGGCCACGCCTGCATGGTGATGGGCCACCAAAAAGGCCGCGACACCAAAGAGCGCGCCATGCGCAACTTTGGCATGAGCAAGCCCGAGGGCTACCGCAAGGCGCTGCGCCTGATGAAGACGGCCGAGAAATTCAAGCTGCCTGTGTTCACCTTTGTGGACACGCCCGGCGCCTACCCGGGCATTGATGCCGAAGAGCGCGGCCAGTCCGAGGCCATTGGCCGCAACATCTTCGAGATGGCGCAGCTGGAAGTGCCCATCATCACCACCATCATTGGCGAAGGTGGCTCGGGCGGCGCGCTGGCCATCAGCGTGGCCGATCAGGTCGTCATGCTGCAGTACGCCATCTACTCCGTCATCAGCCCCGAAGGCTGCGCTTCCATCCTCTGGAAGACCAGCGACAAGGCGCAGGAGGCGGCCGATGCCCTGGGCATCACCGCCCACCGCCTCAAGGCCTTGGGTTTGGTGGACAAAATCGTGAGCGAGCCCGTGGGTGGCGCGCACCGTGACCACAAGCAAATGGCGGCCTTCCTGAAGCGCGCGCTGGGCGATGCCTTCCGCCAAGTGGCAGACCTCAAGACCAAGGACTTGCTTGACCGTCGCTACGAGCGCCTGCAAAGCTACGGCCGCTTCAGCGATACCAAGGCCGACAGCCGCTGA
- a CDS encoding DNA-3-methyladenine glycosylase, translating to MAATKKIASIDAPEASPVLTTPAYWAEACKHLVKKDRVMKRLIPQFGDAALQTRRDAFTTLARSIVGQQASVKAAQAVWERFAALSRQLSPANVLKLKVDDMRAAGLSARKIDYLVDLALHFDNGKLHVKDWESMDDEAIIAELVDIRGIGRWTAEMFLIFYLQRPNVLPLDDPGLITGISQNYFSGELVSRSDAREVAEAWKPWCSVATWYIWRSLDPAPVAD from the coding sequence GTGGCAGCTACTAAAAAAATAGCATCAATCGATGCCCCTGAGGCTTCGCCCGTGCTGACGACGCCAGCTTACTGGGCCGAGGCGTGCAAGCACCTGGTCAAAAAAGACCGGGTGATGAAGCGCCTGATCCCCCAATTTGGCGATGCAGCGCTGCAAACCCGCCGCGATGCCTTCACCACGCTGGCGCGCAGCATCGTGGGGCAGCAGGCTTCGGTCAAGGCCGCACAGGCCGTGTGGGAACGGTTTGCCGCGCTGTCGCGCCAACTGAGCCCGGCCAATGTGCTCAAGCTCAAGGTGGACGACATGCGCGCGGCAGGCCTGTCGGCCCGCAAGATCGACTACCTCGTGGATTTGGCACTGCACTTTGACAATGGCAAGTTGCACGTCAAGGACTGGGAGTCCATGGACGACGAGGCGATCATTGCCGAGCTGGTGGACATCCGTGGCATTGGCCGCTGGACGGCCGAGATGTTCCTGATCTTCTATCTGCAGCGCCCCAATGTGCTGCCGCTGGACGACCCAGGCTTGATCACGGGCATCAGCCAGAATTACTTTTCTGGCGAATTGGTCAGCCGCAGTGACGCCCGTGAAGTGGCCGAGGCCTGGAAGCCTTGGTGCAGTGTGGCAACTTGGTATATTTGGCGGTCGCTGGACCCCGCACCCGTCGCCGATTGA
- the cysS gene encoding cysteine--tRNA ligase: MSLRIYNTLSRALEDFSPLEPGHVRMYVCGMTIYDLCHIGHARMMMAFDVVQRWLKASGLRVTYVRNITDIDDKIIKRALERGITIRQLTDEMIAAMHQDIGLLGIEPPSVEPRATEYVPQMLSLISQLEGKGLAYRAGNGDVNYSVRKFDGYGKLSGKSLDELRAGERVAVQDGKEDPLDFVLWKSAKADEPEDAKWASEFGTGRPGWHIECSAMSCATLGETFDIHGGGADLQFPHHENEIAQSEGATGKPLAHFWVHNGFVRVDNEKMSKSLGNFFTIRDVLKQYDAETVRFFIVRAHYRSALNYSDAHLDDARQALKRLYTALSLVEPVAVTVDWSNPYAARFKAAMDEDFGTPEAVAVLFDLAGEVNKTRSTELAGLLKGLGQCLGLLQGDPKAFLQAGAGLDESAIQAQIAARTAAKAAKDFAEADRIRQALLAQGIVLKDSAAGTTWEAAQ, from the coding sequence ATGAGTTTGCGCATCTACAACACGCTTTCGCGTGCATTGGAAGACTTTTCCCCGCTCGAACCTGGCCACGTCCGCATGTATGTGTGCGGCATGACCATTTACGACCTGTGCCACATCGGCCACGCCCGCATGATGATGGCCTTTGATGTGGTACAACGCTGGCTCAAAGCCAGCGGCTTGCGCGTGACCTACGTGCGCAACATCACCGACATTGACGACAAGATCATCAAGCGTGCGCTGGAGCGGGGCATCACCATCCGCCAGCTCACCGACGAGATGATTGCGGCCATGCACCAGGACATTGGCCTTTTGGGCATCGAGCCGCCATCGGTCGAGCCTCGGGCCACTGAATATGTGCCGCAGATGCTCTCGCTCATCAGCCAGCTGGAAGGCAAGGGCTTGGCCTACCGCGCTGGCAATGGTGACGTGAACTACTCCGTGCGCAAGTTCGACGGCTACGGCAAGCTGTCGGGCAAGTCGCTCGATGAGCTGCGTGCGGGCGAGCGCGTGGCCGTGCAAGACGGCAAGGAAGACCCGCTCGACTTCGTGCTGTGGAAATCCGCCAAGGCCGATGAGCCGGAAGACGCCAAGTGGGCCAGCGAATTCGGTACTGGTCGCCCGGGCTGGCACATCGAGTGCTCGGCCATGAGCTGCGCCACGCTGGGTGAAACCTTTGACATCCACGGCGGCGGGGCCGACCTGCAGTTCCCCCACCACGAAAACGAAATCGCCCAGAGCGAAGGCGCCACGGGCAAGCCGCTGGCCCATTTCTGGGTGCACAACGGCTTTGTGCGCGTGGACAACGAGAAGATGTCCAAGAGCCTGGGCAACTTCTTCACCATCCGCGATGTGCTCAAGCAGTACGACGCCGAGACGGTGCGCTTCTTCATCGTGCGTGCCCATTACCGCAGCGCCCTCAACTACAGCGACGCTCACCTGGACGATGCACGCCAGGCGCTCAAGCGCCTGTACACCGCGCTGAGCCTGGTGGAGCCCGTTGCCGTGACGGTGGACTGGAGCAATCCCTACGCTGCACGCTTTAAGGCCGCCATGGACGAAGACTTTGGCACGCCCGAAGCGGTGGCGGTGCTGTTTGACTTGGCTGGCGAGGTCAACAAGACCCGCTCTACCGAACTGGCGGGCCTGCTCAAGGGCTTGGGCCAGTGCCTGGGCCTGCTGCAAGGCGACCCCAAGGCCTTCTTGCAGGCCGGTGCCGGGCTGGATGAGTCTGCCATTCAGGCCCAAATTGCCGCCCGCACTGCGGCGAAGGCCGCCAAGGACTTTGCCGAGGCAGACCGCATCCGCCAGGCGCTGCTGGCGCAAGGCATCGTGCTCAAGGATTCAGCCGCTGGGACGACCTGGGAAGCTGCGCAGTGA
- a CDS encoding tetratricopeptide repeat protein — translation MKQVRRTLPRLLRLLALTALVGTGAAQANDYADITQLLKAGKAAEALAKADQRLSATPRDPQLRFLKGVAQADSGKPADAVATFTKLTEEYPELPEPYNNLAVLYANQNQLDKARTALEMAIRTNPSYATAHENLGDIYAKLASQAYNKALQLDAANATSLKPKLALIRELFSADAAKGAKPAAAAPAPAVIATQRPAPAPAATPAPAPAAAPTAAPAPTAAAPAASPAPAAAPAAAPAADTAKKEAAKDTKEVSAAVQAWAAAWAAKDMKSYLSAYGKEFNPPGKQTRAAWEKEREARIVGKSKITVQVSDLNVSMNGSKATARFRQAYSADSLNVTSRKTLDLVETNGRWLIVREATGG, via the coding sequence ATGAAGCAAGTCCGCCGCACCCTTCCCCGACTCCTGCGCCTGTTGGCACTGACGGCGCTTGTCGGCACCGGCGCAGCCCAGGCCAACGACTACGCCGACATCACCCAGTTGCTCAAGGCGGGCAAGGCCGCAGAAGCACTTGCCAAGGCAGACCAGCGATTGTCCGCCACCCCCCGCGACCCGCAATTGCGCTTCCTCAAAGGCGTGGCGCAAGCCGACTCCGGCAAGCCCGCTGACGCAGTGGCCACGTTCACCAAGCTCACCGAGGAATACCCAGAGCTGCCCGAGCCCTACAACAACCTGGCCGTGCTGTACGCCAACCAGAACCAGTTGGACAAGGCCCGCACCGCGCTGGAAATGGCCATCCGCACCAACCCCAGCTACGCCACGGCGCACGAAAACTTGGGCGACATCTATGCCAAGCTGGCCAGCCAGGCCTACAACAAGGCGCTGCAGCTGGACGCGGCCAACGCCACATCGCTCAAGCCCAAGCTGGCGCTGATCCGTGAACTGTTCTCCGCCGACGCGGCCAAGGGCGCCAAGCCTGCCGCAGCCGCACCAGCCCCTGCCGTGATTGCCACGCAGCGCCCCGCCCCTGCACCTGCGGCAACACCTGCGCCAGCCCCAGCAGCAGCCCCCACGGCGGCCCCTGCGCCCACAGCGGCTGCCCCTGCCGCCAGCCCCGCACCTGCAGCGGCCCCTGCGGCAGCGCCCGCCGCCGACACGGCCAAGAAAGAGGCCGCCAAAGACACCAAGGAAGTCTCTGCCGCTGTGCAAGCCTGGGCTGCCGCCTGGGCTGCCAAGGACATGAAGAGCTATCTGTCGGCCTACGGCAAGGAATTCAACCCACCCGGCAAGCAAACCCGCGCCGCCTGGGAAAAAGAACGCGAAGCCCGCATCGTGGGCAAGTCCAAGATCACCGTGCAGGTGTCTGACCTGAACGTTTCGATGAACGGCAGCAAAGCCACGGCCCGCTTTCGCCAGGCCTACAGCGCCGACTCGCTCAACGTGACCAGCCGCAAGACGCTGGACCTGGTGGAGACCAACGGCCGCTGGCTCATCGTGCGCGAAGCCACAGGCGGTTGA
- a CDS encoding L,D-transpeptidase family protein: MPAPYCSVQAPFWIRHAATAVTLFALAAQSAAAPPVHAQTSQPAAKSKRPTAAAQRAAPTPVAPKALQDGQAETRLLKVYQLASEGRGREALAQAESLAREYPNFQLAQLAVGDLLAARVRPIKQLGDVPEPALPYPPEVTATLDELRTESRQRVQAQRARPASTHIPAQFVELAPRYKHAIAIDASRSRLYLFENTDKGLKLVADYYASVGKSGIEKATEGDQRTPLGVYFITSRLDPATLKDFYGAGALPINYPNPLDQSRGKTGSGIWLHGTPPDQFSRAPLATDGCVALANPDLERILRTVEPRSTPVVIAQKLQWVQAQSMQAERQSFETVLNAWRTAKSNGDMNRLLGFYAPDFQSYKKKPLGEWAAVLQAEAQALKGRTVHLKDKAYLRWTDSADTMVVTFGEVAEGARTGPIKRQYWTRRGQQWQIFFEGVIG, translated from the coding sequence GTGCCAGCCCCTTACTGCAGCGTGCAAGCCCCCTTCTGGATTCGCCACGCGGCCACGGCCGTGACCCTGTTCGCCTTGGCGGCGCAGTCTGCAGCGGCCCCCCCGGTGCATGCGCAAACATCGCAGCCAGCAGCCAAAAGCAAGCGCCCCACCGCCGCTGCGCAGCGCGCCGCCCCAACCCCTGTGGCCCCCAAGGCGCTGCAAGACGGTCAGGCAGAAACGCGCCTGCTCAAGGTATACCAACTGGCCAGCGAGGGGCGCGGCCGCGAGGCACTGGCCCAGGCCGAAAGCCTGGCACGCGAATACCCCAACTTTCAGCTCGCACAACTGGCCGTGGGCGACTTGCTGGCCGCGCGCGTGCGCCCCATCAAGCAGCTGGGTGATGTGCCAGAGCCAGCCCTGCCCTACCCGCCCGAAGTGACCGCCACGCTCGATGAGCTGCGCACCGAGTCGCGCCAGCGCGTGCAGGCCCAGCGCGCCCGCCCGGCCTCCACCCACATCCCGGCACAGTTTGTTGAGCTGGCCCCGCGCTACAAGCACGCCATTGCCATCGACGCCTCACGCTCGCGGCTGTACCTGTTTGAGAACACGGACAAGGGCCTGAAGCTGGTGGCCGACTACTACGCCTCGGTGGGCAAGTCGGGCATTGAAAAGGCCACCGAAGGCGACCAACGCACCCCCCTGGGCGTGTACTTCATCACCAGCCGCCTGGACCCCGCCACGCTCAAGGACTTTTACGGAGCGGGCGCCCTGCCCATCAACTACCCCAACCCACTGGACCAGAGCCGGGGCAAGACCGGCAGCGGCATCTGGCTGCACGGCACGCCGCCCGACCAGTTCTCGCGCGCGCCCCTGGCCACCGATGGCTGCGTAGCCCTGGCCAACCCCGATCTGGAACGCATCCTGCGCACGGTGGAGCCACGCTCCACCCCCGTGGTCATCGCGCAGAAGCTGCAGTGGGTGCAGGCCCAGAGCATGCAGGCCGAGCGCCAGTCGTTTGAGACGGTGCTCAATGCCTGGCGCACCGCCAAGTCCAACGGCGATATGAACCGCCTGCTGGGCTTTTACGCCCCCGACTTTCAGAGCTACAAGAAAAAGCCCCTGGGCGAATGGGCCGCCGTGCTGCAAGCCGAGGCCCAGGCGCTCAAGGGCCGCACCGTCCACCTCAAAGACAAGGCCTACCTGCGCTGGACCGACTCGGCCGACACCATGGTGGTAACGTTCGGCGAAGTGGCCGAGGGCGCACGCACCGGCCCCATCAAACGCCAGTACTGGACGCGGCGCGGCCAGCAGTGGCAAATCTTTTTTGAAGGAGTGATTGGATGA
- a CDS encoding peptidylprolyl isomerase, which produces MISKRKSMLTLAGITLAAMVSVAPAHAQTAPKVKLATSMGDIVVQLDPAKAPKSVENFLAYVNDKHYDGTVFHRVIDGFMIQGGGFTADMVQKPTKPPIPLEASNGLKNDTYTIAMARTGNPNSATSQFFINVKDNAMLNAPNPDGHGYAVFGKVVEGTAVVDKIKAVATGNKGGHQNVPNTPITITSATVVK; this is translated from the coding sequence ATGATTTCCAAAAGAAAATCGATGCTAACGCTTGCAGGAATTACGCTGGCAGCTATGGTTTCAGTAGCACCCGCCCACGCGCAGACCGCCCCCAAGGTCAAGCTCGCCACCTCCATGGGCGACATCGTGGTGCAGCTCGACCCTGCCAAGGCCCCCAAGTCGGTTGAGAACTTCCTCGCCTACGTGAACGACAAGCACTACGACGGCACGGTGTTCCACCGCGTGATCGACGGCTTCATGATCCAGGGCGGCGGCTTCACCGCCGACATGGTGCAAAAGCCCACCAAGCCGCCGATCCCTCTGGAAGCCAGCAACGGCCTCAAGAACGACACCTACACCATCGCCATGGCGCGCACGGGCAACCCCAACTCGGCCACCTCGCAGTTCTTCATCAACGTGAAGGACAACGCCATGCTCAATGCCCCCAACCCCGACGGCCACGGCTATGCCGTGTTCGGCAAGGTGGTGGAAGGCACTGCCGTGGTCGACAAGATCAAGGCCGTGGCCACCGGCAACAAGGGCGGCCACCAAAACGTGCCCAACACCCCCATCACCATCACTTCGGCCACCGTGGTGAAGTGA
- a CDS encoding peptidylprolyl isomerase has protein sequence MSNPQVELHIAGYGVITLELDAANAPKSTENFLAYVNKGHYNNTIFHRVIPGFMVQGGGFEPGMNQKNSDAPIENEAKNGLKNANYTVAMARTSDPHSATAQFFINVADNGFLNHTSPTPQGWGYAVFGKVVSGTDVVDKIKAVKTGRKGFHDDVPKEDVIIEKAVAL, from the coding sequence ATGAGCAACCCACAAGTCGAACTGCACATCGCTGGCTACGGCGTCATCACCCTCGAACTCGACGCTGCCAACGCGCCCAAGTCCACCGAGAACTTCCTGGCCTACGTGAACAAGGGCCACTACAACAACACGATCTTTCACCGTGTGATCCCCGGCTTCATGGTGCAAGGCGGCGGCTTTGAGCCCGGCATGAACCAGAAGAACTCCGATGCCCCCATCGAGAACGAAGCCAAGAACGGCCTGAAGAACGCCAACTACACCGTGGCCATGGCCCGCACCAGCGACCCCCACTCGGCCACCGCGCAGTTCTTCATCAACGTGGCCGACAACGGCTTCCTGAACCATACCTCCCCCACCCCCCAAGGCTGGGGCTACGCCGTGTTCGGCAAGGTGGTCTCGGGCACCGACGTGGTGGACAAGATCAAGGCCGTGAAGACGGGCCGCAAGGGCTTCCATGACGACGTGCCAAAGGAAGACGTGATCATCGAAAAGGCTGTGGCCCTGTAA
- a CDS encoding UDP-2,3-diacylglucosamine diphosphatase yields the protein MTPTVPPFAELAAPAHWRTVDFISDLHLQASEPATVAACLHYLQATPADAIFLLGDIFEVWVGDDALQDPGSFEAQVCAQLQAAAQRCALYFMHGNRDFLAGNAFLQHCGITGLPDPTVLTFAGQRYLLSHGDLLCIDDTDYQRFRVQARSSAWQQQFLSQPLAVRRAQARGIRQESEARKQSGAIYADVDHASAIAWLQAAGAHTLIHGHTHRPADHTLAPGLQRVVLSDWDAAALPPRLETLRLSAAGLERVALAPMYQPS from the coding sequence GTGACCCCGACCGTGCCCCCGTTCGCGGAGCTTGCTGCTCCTGCGCACTGGCGCACGGTCGATTTCATTTCGGACCTACACCTGCAGGCCAGCGAGCCCGCCACCGTGGCCGCATGCCTGCACTACCTGCAGGCCACTCCCGCCGATGCAATCTTTCTGCTCGGCGACATTTTTGAAGTCTGGGTGGGCGACGATGCCCTCCAAGACCCTGGCAGCTTCGAGGCCCAGGTCTGCGCCCAGCTGCAAGCCGCGGCACAACGCTGCGCGCTGTACTTCATGCACGGCAACCGCGACTTTCTGGCGGGCAATGCCTTTTTGCAGCACTGCGGCATCACCGGCCTGCCAGACCCCACCGTGCTGACCTTTGCAGGCCAGCGCTACCTGCTCAGCCATGGCGACCTGCTGTGCATTGACGACACGGACTACCAGCGCTTTCGCGTACAGGCGCGCAGCAGCGCCTGGCAGCAGCAGTTTTTGTCCCAGCCCCTGGCCGTGCGGCGCGCGCAGGCACGCGGCATTCGGCAAGAGAGCGAGGCGCGCAAGCAGTCCGGCGCCATCTATGCCGATGTGGACCACGCGAGCGCCATCGCCTGGCTGCAGGCGGCAGGCGCCCACACACTCATCCACGGCCACACCCACCGGCCTGCCGACCACACCCTGGCCCCGGGCCTGCAGCGCGTGGTGCTGAGCGACTGGGACGCCGCCGCATTACCCCCGCGGCTGGAAACACTGCGTTTGTCCGCCGCGGGCTTGGAACGGGTGGCCCTGGCCCCCATGTACCAGCCATCCTGA
- a CDS encoding zinc-dependent peptidase, whose translation MPPILNRLWRHVRATVAPVPDISADLWLQTLQRYPFLAALSLHEQSKLRALSALFLDQKQFHGAHGLTVTDAMAIDIAAQACLPLLHLGDAAKALGWYDDFVTIVVHPGEAVARRQTVDEAGVVHEHTQVLLGEAMERGPVMLSWQHIANAHENTARGHNVVVHEFVHKLDMRTGTANGCPPLPAGFMGARTGRGAYEAWWNAWEPAYQEFRERVILAERFGAERPWLDAYGATSQSEFFAVACEAYFVNRTRFAQEFASLVPVLDAFFRREAMAG comes from the coding sequence ATGCCCCCCATCCTCAACCGGCTTTGGCGCCATGTGCGCGCCACCGTAGCGCCCGTGCCCGACATCTCGGCAGACCTGTGGCTGCAGACGCTGCAGCGCTACCCGTTTTTGGCCGCGCTGTCGCTGCACGAGCAAAGCAAGCTGCGCGCACTGAGCGCGCTGTTTCTGGACCAAAAGCAGTTCCACGGCGCACACGGCCTCACCGTGACCGATGCCATGGCCATCGACATTGCGGCGCAGGCCTGCCTGCCACTGCTGCACCTGGGCGATGCCGCCAAGGCGCTGGGCTGGTACGACGATTTCGTGACCATCGTGGTGCACCCCGGCGAGGCCGTGGCGCGCCGCCAGACGGTGGACGAGGCCGGTGTGGTGCACGAACACACCCAGGTGCTGCTGGGCGAGGCCATGGAGCGCGGCCCCGTGATGCTGAGCTGGCAGCACATTGCCAACGCCCACGAGAACACCGCGCGCGGCCACAACGTAGTGGTGCACGAGTTTGTGCACAAGCTGGACATGCGCACGGGCACCGCCAACGGCTGCCCGCCCCTGCCCGCAGGCTTCATGGGCGCCCGCACGGGCCGTGGGGCGTATGAAGCCTGGTGGAATGCGTGGGAGCCCGCCTACCAGGAGTTCCGCGAACGCGTCATCCTGGCCGAGCGCTTTGGCGCCGAACGGCCTTGGCTGGATGCGTACGGCGCCACCTCGCAGTCCGAGTTTTTTGCCGTGGCCTGCGAGGCGTACTTTGTGAACCGCACCCGGTTTGCGCAAGAGTTTGCCAGCCTGGTGCCGGTGCTGGATGCGTTCTTCCGGCGCGAAGCGATGGCGGGCTGA